The proteins below come from a single Papaver somniferum cultivar HN1 chromosome 11, ASM357369v1, whole genome shotgun sequence genomic window:
- the LOC113323836 gene encoding uncharacterized protein LOC113323836: MAIFHRAPKNKQKQPRSPILYLVISISVIAFLFILSCWNSTSKFSFPTVKEALQNVVSSSSIDHTLEKKYLYWGNRIDCPGKHCHSCAGLGHQESSLRCALEEAIFLQRTFVMPSRMCISPLHNKMGSLDQPSNSSADDRWTESSCAMDSLYDLELISKTVPVILDNSKVWYHVLSTSMKLGARGVAHVEGISRNDLKEEKRYSNLLLINRTASPLAWFMECKDRKNHSAVALPYSFLPSMATKKLQRAADQIKQLLGDYDAIHVRRGDILKTRKDRFGVERSLHPHLDRDTRPEFILQRIAKWVEGGRTIFIASNERTPGFFSPLSSRYRVAYSSNFSRILDPVIENNYQLFMLERLIMRGAKTFIGTYKDNESDLSLTDDPKKNTKIWQIPVYTMDDKES; encoded by the exons ATGGCGATTTTTCACAGAGCTCCTAAGAATAAACAAAAGCAACCTAGATCTCCGATTCTCTATCTGGTTATTTCAATTTCAGTAATTGCATTTCTTTTCATACTATCTTGTTGGAATTCTACTTCTAAATTCTCTTTTCCCACTGTAAAAGAAGCCCTACAAAATGTAGTATCTTCCTCCTCTATTGATCATACTTTAGAGAAGAAATATTTGTATTGGGGTAATCGAATTGATTGCCCTGGTAAACATTGTCATTCTTGTGCTGGTTTAGGTCATCAAGAATCTAGTCTCAGATGCGCACTTGAAGAAGCCATTTTTCTCCAAAG AACTTTTGTGATGCCTTCAAGGATGTGCATTAGTCCCTTGCATAATAAAATGGGAAGTCTCGATCAGCCTAGCAATTCAAGTGCTGACGACAG ATGGACAGAGAGCTCTTGTGCTATGGACTCATTGTATGATTTGGAACTCATATCTAAAACAGTTCCTGTAATCCTTGATAATTCAAAGGTTTGGTATCATGTGCTATCAACTAGTATGAAGTTAGGAGCTAGAGGTGTTGCTCATGTAGAAGGAATAAGTAGAAACGATCTCAAAGAAGAGAAACGCTACTCGAATCTGTTACTCATAAACCGCACTGCAAGCCCTCTTGCTTG GTTTATGGAGTGCAAAGATCGAAAAAATCATAGTGCTGTAGCGCTCCCATATTCATTTCTGCCTTCTATGGCAACCAAGAAGCTTCAAAGAGCAGCAGATCAG ATCAAGCAGCTGCTTGGTGACTATGATGCTATTCATGTTCGGCGAGGTGACATATTAAAAACCAGAAAGGACAGGTTTGGAGTTGAAAGAAGCCTTCATCCTCACTTGGATAGGGATACTCGCCCAGAATTCATTCTTCAGAGAATTGCAAAATGGGTTGAGGGTGGACGAACAATTTTCATTGCTTCTAATGAGAGGACGCCTGGATTCTTTTCCCCTCTCTCTTCCAG GTACAGAGTTGCGTACTCGTCAAACTTTAGTAGGATTCTGGATCCTGTAATTGAGAACAATTACCAACTGTTCATGTTAGAGAGGCTAATCATGAGGGGAGCTAAGACCTTCATTGGAACATATAAGGATAACGAATCAGATCTCAGCTTAACGGATGATCCTAAAAAGAACACCAAGATCTGGCAAATACCCGTCTATACCATGGACGACAAAGAGAGCTGA
- the LOC113324264 gene encoding histidine kinase CKI1-like yields the protein MSFIILGFLVLGIPISAILSYKIVAYQVQEGLEFAAKYLLDHIFSDVQAVSHSLLPNAAALNLARMLGSSFKETTPPAFSKISTMVAPKLLLAFMVHNVSQISYLQSNGLFFSYYMDGNETVSLYSNATCVDDKERATRTSSYNLYKQPIDKNTGEPYGEVSVIPNSDICFRNSVWFRKAMESKNGCAFVGNVLGSNNSSSTHSSFHSMAAINGEGVVSLGVSVKTFVDAIKRVNTLNGTLFLGTNEGKILTHNNNLSASIVINDASVSIEVTKDGDNMGNDHRNGIAIVSCDPSRDLLRGNEIEIRRERYHIYCQPLDIAGIKVASIMIFRDNGLLTQVRRNDSVSSLLLALAIISVFFSTAFFIVLISRGTRREMFLSATLMKQMEATQQAERRSMNKSIAFASANHDIRGALATIVGLIEFCLTEVSPGSNLDNNLSQMKSASLDLLELLNSVLDASRIEAGKMQLHEEFFDLAKVIEEAVNFIYPRGLEKGIDVVLDHCDGSVLKSPLVKGDRGKLKQILSNLLSNATKFTSEGHVVLRAWARKPNPNASMLSPKYNGIWKRVSRLLCNNIGQDYNDTLRTFEHNENCLELVVEVDDTGKGIPKEKRDSIFENFVQVKETALGQGGTGLGLGIVQSLVRLMGGEISILDKEISEKGTCFSFNIFLSQDENTMHTTRLYQIPCKIEGLSSSHVILVIQDDERRNVTKNFMRTLGVKVSAINQWEHVLPTLQQIKRRFYVSSRSSSGKSEQLGLYTDHLSRSTSHSPITTMYDESLSGNEQAEASRSSTPRRRTILVRNAALPFIMIIIDDHVEQISEVCSIVDNFRNNLPSDMGFRIVGLLSPIITEKNMRLSRAKLMITCDDIFIKPFHGSRLDQVLKKLPEFGGNIREESQSNSTDKRATELSSSTKKNFSPRADRIIQQGGVSPSTDDFNILNGKKVLVVEDQFVLRKMATTILSRLGAIVEVCENGEEAVKQVSKALKEPDHRPEGTSKFLPYDYIFMDCQMPVMDGYEATRRIRMAERFYDIHIPIIALTANEAGDEADMRKEAGMDFHITKPLKVDPLLDAIRFLDTINTCSTLL from the exons ATGTCGTTCATTATTCTG GGATTCCTTGTGTTAGGGATACCGATATCAGCTATTTTGTCATACAAAATAGTGGCTTACCAAGTGCAAGAGGGTCTAGAGTTTGCTGCAAAATACCTGCTCGATCATATTTTCTCTGATGTGCAAGCAGTTTCTCATTCATTACTTCCAAATGCAGCGGCGTTGAACTTAGCAAGGATGTTGGGTTCATCCTTTAAAGAAACAACCCCGCCAGCGTTCTCCAAGATTAGTACCATG GTGGCTCCCAAACTGCTGCTGGCATTCATGGTCCATAATGTATCGCAGATTTCTTATTTGCAATCGAACGGTTTATTCTTCTCTTATTACATGGATGGAAATGAAACTGTATCGTTATATTCAAATGCAACATGTGTTGATGACAAAGAAAGGGCCACCAGGACTTCTTCATACAACTTGTATAAGCAACCAATAGATAAAAACACAGGTGAACCATATGGAGAAGTATCCGTAATTCCAAACTCGGACATATGTTTTAGGAATTCAGTTTGGTTTAGGAAAGCAATGGAAAGTAAGAATGGGTGTGCATTTGTAGGGAATGTATTGGGAAGTAACAATTCATCGTCAACACATTCTTCGTTTCATTCTATGGCTGCTATTAATGGGGAAGGAGTAGTATCTCTTGGTGTATCTGTCAAAACTTTCGTAGATGCCATCAAGAGAGTAAATACTCTTAATGGTACTTTATTTTTAGGTACAAATGAAGGTAAAATCCTCACACATAACAACAATCTTAGCGCTAGTATTGTGATCAATGATGCAAGTGTTTCGATCGAAGTAACGAAAGATGGGGATAATATGGGAAATGATCATCGCAATGGAATTGCTATAGTTTCATGTGATCCTAGTCGTGACTTATTGCGAGGCAACGAAATAGAGATTCGCAGGGAAAGGTACCATATTTATTGCCAACCCCTTGATATAGCTGGCATTAAAGTG GCATCAATCATGATTTTCCGTGACAATGGATTACTAACACAAGTTCGTAGAAATGATAGTGTATCATCTTTGTTATTGGCGCTTGCGATCATATCTGTGTTCTTTTCGACGGCTTTCTTTATAGTGTTAATATCTCGAGGTACAAGAAGGGAGATGTTTCTTTCAgctacacttatgaaacaaatGGAAGCAACACAACAAGCTGAAAGGAGGAGTATGAACAAAAGTATTGCTTTTGCAAGTGCCAACCATGACATTCGTGGTGCTCTTGCAACAATTGTTGGCCTCATTGAGTTTTGTCTTACCGAGGTTTCTCCCGGCTCCAACTTGGATAACAATTTGTCACAAATGAAAAGCGCTTCATTGGATCTTCTCG AATTACTGAATTCAGTTCTTGATGCAAGTAGAATTGAAGCCGGCAAGATGCAATTGCACGAAGAATTTTTCGATTTAGCTAAAGTAATAGAGGAAGCAGTTAATTTCATATATCCAAGGGGGTTGGAGAAAGGAATAGATGTCGTGCTGGACCATTGTGATGGTTCGGTTCTCAAATCTCCGCTCGTCAAAGGTGATCGTGGAAAACTCAAACAAATACTCAGTAACTTGTTAAGTAATGCAACGAAGTTTACATCTGAAGGACATGTTGTCTTACGTGCTTGGGCAAGAAAACCAAATCCCAACGCCTCGATGCTTTCACCAAAATATAATGGTATCTGGAAACGTGTATCACGTTTACTTTGCAATAACATTGGACAAGATTATAACGACACACTCCGTACATTTGAACATAATGAAAATTGTTTGGAGTTAGTAGTTGAGGTGGACGACACGGGAAAAGGGATACCAAAAGAGAAAAGAGATTCTATTTTTGAGAACTTTGTCCAGGTTAAGGAAACGGCGCTTGGACAAGGTGGTACTGGGTTAGGTCTTGGAATTGTGCAATCATTAGTGCGTCTTATGGGAGGAGAAATAAGTATTCTTGATAAAGAAATCAGCGAGAAAGGAACTTGTTTCAGCTTCAACATTTTTCTTTCCCAAGACGAAAACACGATGCATACGACAAGGCTATACCAAATCCCCTGCAAGATAGAAGGTTTATCATCATCACATGTTATACTTGTTATTCAAGACGATGAAAGAAGAAACGTTACAAAGAACTTCATGCGAACACTAGGTGTAAAAGTGTCAGCTATTAACCAGTGGGAACATGTTCTTCCTACTCTCCAACAAATAAAACGCCGGTTTTATGTTAGTAGTCGAAGCTCTTCTGGAAAATCTGAGCAATTAGGTTTATACACCGATCATTTGAGTCGATCAACATCGCATAGTCCTATTACAACAATGTATGATGAGAGTTTAAGTGGAAATGAGCAGGCTGAAGCATCACGTTCATCAACCCCACGTAGAAGAACCATTTTGGTGAGGAATGCGGCATTACCTTTCATTATGATAATAATTGATGATCATGTGGAACAGATATCTGAGGTATGTTCAATAGTTGATAATTTTCGTAATAATCTGCCTAGTGATATGGGATTTCGGATTGTTGGATTACTCTCTCCCATTATTACCGAGAAAAATATGAGGCTTTCCAGGGCGAAACTAATGATTACGTGTGATGACATTTTTATTAAACCATTTCATGGTTCTCGACTGGATCAAGTTCTAAAGAAATTACCAGAGTTTGGGGGTAATATTAGAGAAGAAAGTCAATCAAATTCCACGGATAAACGAGCCACCGAACTTTCTTCTTCGACAAAAAAGAACTTTTCTCCCCGTGCAGATCGAATAATACAACAAGGAGGTGTTAGTCCTAGCACCGATGATTTTAATATTTTGAATGGAAAAAAAGTCTTAGTTGTTGAAGACCAATTTGTCTTACGGAAAATGGCAACGACAATCCTTTCTCGTCTTGGTGCTATCGTTGAAGTTTGTGAAAATGGCGAAGAAGCCGTAAAACAAGTTAGTAAAGCTTTAAAAGAACCTGATCATAGACCAGAAGGAACTTCAAAATTTCTTCCTTATGACTACATTTTCATGGATTGTCAG ATGCCTGTTATGGATGGATATGAAGCCACAAGGAGAATACGGATGGCGGAACGATTTTATGATATTCACATCCCAATTATAGCCTTAACAGCAAATGAGGCGGGTGATGAAGCAGATATGAGAAAAGAAGCTGGAATGGATTTCCACATAACCAAGCCATTGAAAGTGGATCCTTTATTGGATGCCATTCGTTTTCTTGATACTATTAATACATGTAGCACATTACTGTAG